DNA sequence from the Leptospira limi genome:
CGAAAGACTATTTCAAAATCGTACAACTTTTATCATAGCACATCGATTATCGACCGTAAGGCGAATCAAAAACATAGTTGTCATTGAAGAAGGTGAGATCAAGGAACAAGGTGATCACGATTCTTTACTTGAACAAAATGGTATTTATAAAAAACTATATGATAGTCAATTTGCGGATGCGGAGATCCAAATATGAAAAAAGTTCTGATTGTTGATGATAATGACCGCTATGCGAACAATCTAAAATTATATTTGGATGGTAAAAAAATAACTTCCGACAGAGCAGTTGATGCAAAACAAGGTTTGGAGTTATTTACGAAGTCCAATGATTACGATATGATCATCTCCGATGTCACAATGGAGACTCAAACTTCTGGATTGTGGATGATGCGTAAAATTTACAAATCAGGATACAAAGGAATAATGGTAATCGCATCCACGGGATTTGACGTCTGGGGAGTGATGCCGTTTTCTTCTTATTTTTTATCTTGGTTTTGTGGATTACATTGGATGATTCCAAAGGTTCCACTCAAACAAGGAACGGTGGAATGGGTTCCCACCATTCTCTCAAAAGATAAAACTACTCCTTTCTAGGAACTTTAATTTCCTCAATTGGATTAAACAAGTTTTTGTGTTTTCCTTTTTTTAACTGAGAATACTTCCCAGAATTTCCATCACTGCCTAATTGTTTTACTTCAATGATATCAATTTTTGGATAAAACACCCAACCTGTTACAAAAGCACTCCTTGCTCCAGGTAAAGTAGATTCCATTTTCATTTGGATGTATTTATCTGTGACTATGTCTTCACCAATCCGAACAGCGAATTCTTTTTTGGTTTCTGATAGGATGAGACCAATTTCTTTGTTTTTAATATAAGATAAAGGAATGGACCTTTCATTAGGTTCTGATCTTAGATAATCATCTTCAACAAGAATGATCGCATACTTTCCAAATGCTTTTCTTCGAAGGAGGGCTTCACCAATCCGTTTTGTGAATTTTTCATCGGTTAAAGATTCATTCAATCGAATCAATGCGAATGTCGCAGAAAGAGAAGGATTTTTGC
Encoded proteins:
- a CDS encoding response regulator, which encodes MKKVLIVDDNDRYANNLKLYLDGKKITSDRAVDAKQGLELFTKSNDYDMIISDVTMETQTSGLWMMRKIYKSGYKGIMVIASTGFDVWGVMPFSSYFLSWFCGLHWMIPKVPLKQGTVEWVPTILSKDKTTPF